One stretch of Diorhabda carinulata isolate Delta chromosome 5, icDioCari1.1, whole genome shotgun sequence DNA includes these proteins:
- the LOC130894594 gene encoding uncharacterized protein LOC130894594, producing the protein MFINDVNKKEEIRNIAIKNLRKLDVKQRIKCFRPSTQTIKTKKLFKVPLANLENETVTLRNGQQLVIPKRLYEMCSFILSNVDTEGIFRKEGSRSRQNEIKLLLDRGCMLGIDHHVIDVAVVLKCFLRELPEPLIPFSFHELFLRCSIIEKKIEAILLACLLVPTEHLNVLTFLMQFFNEIALHAKSNKMNSYNLSLLISPNIFPLNEKMVPKNQLMIKKTCEITKIMIENANKIGLIPDSILEQVGNLQPGELAVKTKVKRRRSASLTRILNGLKKIVGNKNDDNQAVNTVTPDLLLTPILTVTKKNSNDHKFSKPKIEAGPGKKPLLQRRWSAITSVTNMKRKKRNSYVYKSREDSLNSSQENYVRVPKVEYEAIKNRVSAIEKRLSLELESAAKREANVIQDIQTKYEKTLGNSEPLSPGTDQLAKRLSRELRIRNCDQKMIRSPSARKIGNIRRRSRELMRNNSVRRQNRSKNDGDDARVNVGPNSSEEISSSPGISDKSFSRHSSLRKERRAVRRSGNSTPKRAYVKQKCFNYDLRQFSEVNKENNPVCNTPVPMIKKTLPVKGIPKRISGTPKGTVRSTPLRVLPTTDFNYVDGM; encoded by the exons atgtttATTAACGATGTTAACAAAAAAGAGGAAATTAGAAACatagcaataaaaaatttacgtaAATTAGATGTTAAACAGCGAATAAAATGTTTTAGGCCGTCTACACag acaataaaaacaaaaaaactttttaaagtCCCACTCGCGAATCTCGAAAATGAGACTGTTACTCTTAGAAATGGCCAACAATTGGTTATACCTAAAAGGCTGTACGAAATGTGttcatttatattatcaaatGTAGATACTGAAGGTATATTTCGAAAAGAAGGCTCCCGATCTAGAcagaatgaaataaaa TTATTACTCGATAGGGGATGTATGTTGGGTATAGATCACCACGTAATAGACGTGGCTGTggtattaaaatgttttttgagaGAATTACCCGAACCTTTAATCCCTTTTTCATTTCACGAATTATTCTTAAGATGttctataatagaaaaaaaaatcgaagcAATTTTGTTAGCTTGCCTTTTAGTACCAACAGAGCATTTGAACGTACTTACTTTTCTCATGCAG ttttttaatgaaattgcCCTTCACGCTAAATCCAACAAAATGAATTCCTACAACTTATCTCTTTTAATTTCACCAAATATATTTcctttgaatgaaaaaatggtCCCGAAAAATCaactaatgataaaaaaaacatgcGAAATAACTAAA ATAATGATTGAAAATGCTAATAAAATAGGTTTGATTCCGGATTCTATTTTGGAACAAGTTGGAAATTTACAACCTGGAGAACTGGCAGTTAAAACTAAAGTTAAAAGAAGACGTAGTGCATCATTAACAA GAATCTTAAACGGCCTCAAAAAAATAGTCGGCAACAAAAATGACGACAACCAAGCGGTCAATACAGTCACGCCAGATTTACTTCTAACTCCAATACTAACCGTTACAAAAAAGAA CTCGAACGATCACAAATTTTCGAAACCGAAAATAGAAGCGGGACCCGGCAAAAAACCCCTCCTCCAACGCAGATGGTCCGCCATCACCTCGGTAACGAATATGAAGAGGAAAAAGAGGAATTCGTACGTTTACAAATCGCGCGAGGACAGTTTGAATTCGTCCCAAGAAAATTACGTGCGCGTACCCAAAGTGGAATACGAAGCGATCAAAAACCGAGTCAGCGCGATCGAAAAACGACTGAGTTTGGAATTGGAGAGTGCGGCGAAACGCGAAGCGAACGTCATACAAGACATTCAAACGAAATACGAAAAAACTTTGGGAAACAGCGAACCGCTCAGTCCCGGCACCGACCAATTGGCCAAAAGACTCAGCAGAGAATTGAGGATCAGAAATTGCGATCAGAAGATGATACGCTCGCCCAGCGCTAGAAAAATCGGTAACATTCGAAGGAGATCCAGGGAATTGATGAGGAATAATTCGGTACGACGACAAAATCGATCCAAAAACGACGGCGATGACGCCCGCGTCAATGTCGGTCCGAATAGTTCCGAGGAAATTTCCTCTTCGCCCGGTATCTCGGATAAGAGTTTCTCCAGGCATTCTTCCTTGAGGAAGGAACGGAGGGCGGTTAGGAGGAGCGGAAATTCGACCCCGAAACGAGCGTACGTCAAACAGAAATGTTTCAATTACGATTTACGGCAATTTTCGGAGGTTAATAAGGAAAATAATCCCGTTTGTAATACGCCGGTACCGATGATTAAGAAAACTTTGCCGGTTAAAGGGATACCGAAAAGGATAAGCGGTACTCCGAAGGGAACGGTTAGGAGTACTCCTTTGAGAGTTTTACCGACGACTGATTTCAATTACGTCGATGGTATGtga